From one Gossypium hirsutum isolate 1008001.06 chromosome D08, Gossypium_hirsutum_v2.1, whole genome shotgun sequence genomic stretch:
- the LOC107900695 gene encoding protein MODIFYING WALL LIGNIN-2 isoform X2 yields MGKHPLGCVLMFSVLASLGLVSFAACLVAEAKRSKVDLKLDGKMCFLPRKSDAFELGVAASVSLCTAQIIGNVLLCASYWWRANTRKPTKPTLTAILLAISWISFGVAAILISAATSMSRAQPYGEGWLDGECYLVKDGVYLSFGVLSLLAVFTLIGAASITITNNQVLDQAHKINA; encoded by the exons ATGGGAAAACATCCACTTGGTTGCGTCTTAATGTTCTCTGTCCTTGCCTCCCTCGGCCTTGTCTCCTTCGCCGCATGTCTGGTTGCTGAGGCAAAGAGATCCAag GTTGATTTGAAGTTGGATGGAAAGATGTGTTTCTTGCCTAGAAAGAGTGATGCCTTTGAACTGGGTGTGGCTGCATCGGTCTCTCTCTGCACCGCTCAAATCATAGGGAACGTACTACTCTGTGCAAGTTACTGGTGGAGAGCAAACACAAGAAAGCCTACAAAACCAACTCTTACTGCAATTTTGCTGGCGATTTCCTG GATCAGCTTTGGAGTTGCAGCAATCCTAATAAGTGCAGCGACGAGCATGAGCAGAGCACAACCCTACGGAGAAGGATGGTTGGACGGTGAATGTTACCTAGTCAAAGACGGAGTGTACTTAAGCTTCGGGGTCTTAAGTCTACTTGCCGTCTTCACCTTGATTGGAGCTGCCTCCATCACGATTACAAACAATCAAGTACTTGACCAAGCCcacaaaatcaatgcatga
- the LOC107900695 gene encoding protein MODIFYING WALL LIGNIN-2 isoform X1, with translation MGKHPLGCVLMFSVLASLGLVSFAACLVAEAKRSKKVDLKLDGKMCFLPRKSDAFELGVAASVSLCTAQIIGNVLLCASYWWRANTRKPTKPTLTAILLAISWISFGVAAILISAATSMSRAQPYGEGWLDGECYLVKDGVYLSFGVLSLLAVFTLIGAASITITNNQVLDQAHKINA, from the exons ATGGGAAAACATCCACTTGGTTGCGTCTTAATGTTCTCTGTCCTTGCCTCCCTCGGCCTTGTCTCCTTCGCCGCATGTCTGGTTGCTGAGGCAAAGAGATCCAag AAGGTTGATTTGAAGTTGGATGGAAAGATGTGTTTCTTGCCTAGAAAGAGTGATGCCTTTGAACTGGGTGTGGCTGCATCGGTCTCTCTCTGCACCGCTCAAATCATAGGGAACGTACTACTCTGTGCAAGTTACTGGTGGAGAGCAAACACAAGAAAGCCTACAAAACCAACTCTTACTGCAATTTTGCTGGCGATTTCCTG GATCAGCTTTGGAGTTGCAGCAATCCTAATAAGTGCAGCGACGAGCATGAGCAGAGCACAACCCTACGGAGAAGGATGGTTGGACGGTGAATGTTACCTAGTCAAAGACGGAGTGTACTTAAGCTTCGGGGTCTTAAGTCTACTTGCCGTCTTCACCTTGATTGGAGCTGCCTCCATCACGATTACAAACAATCAAGTACTTGACCAAGCCcacaaaatcaatgcatga